The following are encoded in a window of Pongo abelii isolate AG06213 chromosome 14, NHGRI_mPonAbe1-v2.0_pri, whole genome shotgun sequence genomic DNA:
- the LOC100456763 gene encoding LOW QUALITY PROTEIN: lanosterol 14-alpha demethylase-like (The sequence of the model RefSeq protein was modified relative to this genomic sequence to represent the inferred CDS: inserted 1 base in 1 codon; deleted 1 base in 1 codon; substituted 1 base at 1 genomic stop codon), giving the protein MVAVAGMMLLGLLQAGGSVLGQAMEKVTGSNLLSMLLIACAFTLSLVYLFCLAAGHLVQLPAGAKSPPCVFSPVPFPGHAIAFGKSPTEFLENAYEKYGPVFSFTMVGKTFTYLLGSDAAALLFNSKNXELNAEDVYSRLTTPVFGKGVACDVPNPVFLEQKKMLKSGLNIAHFKQHVSIIEKETKEYFQSWGESGXKNVFEALSELVILTASHCLHGKEIRSQLNEKVAQLYADLDGGFSHAAWLLPGWLPLPSFRRRDRAHREIKDIFYKAIQKRRQSQEKIDDILQTLLDATYKDGHPMTDDEVAGMLIGLLLAGQHTSSTTSAWMGFFLARDKTLQEKCYLEQKTVCGENLLPLTYDQLKDLNLLDRCIKETSRLRPPIMIMMRMARIPQTVAGYTIPPGHQVCVSPTVNQRLKDSWVERLDFNSDSYLQDNPASGEKFAYVPFGAGHHRCIGENFAYVQIKTIWSTMLHLYEFDLIDGYFPTVNYTTMIHTPENPVIHYKRRSK; this is encoded by the exons ATGGTGGCGGTGGCTGGGATGATGTTGCTGGGCTTGCTGCAGGCG GGTGGGTCGGTGCTGGGCCAGGCGATGGAGAAGGTGACAGGCAGCAACCTCTTGTCCATGCTGCTGATCGCCTGCGCCTTCACCCTCAGCCTGGTCTACCTGTTCTGTCTCGCTGCCGGCCACCTGGTCCAGCTGCCTGCAGGGGCGAAAAGTCCCCCATGCGTTTTCTCCCCAGTTCCATTCCCTGGGCATGCCATAGCATTTGGGAAAAGTCCAACTGAATTTCTAGAAAATGCATATGAGAAGTATGGACCTGTATTTAGTTTTACCATGGTAGGCAAGACATTTACTTACCTTCTGGGCAGTGATGCTGCTGCGCTgctttttaatagtaaaaattaaGAACTGAATGCAGAAGATGTCTACAGTCGCCTGACAACACCTGTGTTTGGGAAGGGAGTTGCATGCGATGTGCCTAATCCAGTTTTCTTGGagcagaagaaaatgttaaaaagtggCCTTAACATAGCCCACTTTAAACAGCATGTTTCTataattgaaaaagaaacaaaggaatacTTTCAGAGTTGGGGAGAAAGTG GAAAAAATGTGTTTGAAGCTCTTTCTGAGCTCGTAATTTTAACAGCTAGCCATTGTTTGCATGGAAAGGAAATCAGAAGTCAACTCAATGAAAAGGTAGCACAGCTGTATGCAGATTTGGATGGAGGTTTCAGCCATGCAGCCTGGCTCTTACCAGGTTGGCTGCCTTTGCCTAGTTTCAGACGCAGGGACAGAGCTCATCGGGAAATCAAGGATATTTTCTACAAGGCAATCCAGAAACGCAgacagtctcaagaaaaaattgaTGACATTCTCCAAACTTTACTAGATGCTACATACAAGGATGGGCATCCTATGACTGATGATGAAGTCGCAGGGATGCTTATTGGATTACTCTTGGCAGGGCAGCATACATCCTCAACTACTAGTGCTTGGATGGGCTTCTTTTTGGCCAGAGACAAAACACttcaagaaaaatgttatttagaaCAGAAAACAGTCTGTGGAGAGAATCTGCTTCCTTTAACTTATGACCAGCTCAAGGATCTAAATTTACTTGATCGCTGTATAAAAGAAACATCAAGACTTAGACCTCCTATAATGATCATGATGAGAATGGCCAGAATTCCTCAGACTGTGGCAGGGTATACCATTCCTCCAGGACATCAGGTGTGTGTTTCTCCCACTGTCAATCAAAGACTTAAAGACTCATGGGTAGAACGCCTGGACTTTAATTCTGATAGCTACTTACAGGATAACCCAGCATCAGGGGAAAAGTTTGCCTACGTGCCATTTGGAGCTGGGCATCATCGTTGTATTGGGGAAAATTTTGCCTATGTTCAAATTAAGACAATTTGGTCCACTATGCTTCATTTATATGAATTTGATCTCATTGATGGATACTTTCCCACTGTGAATTATACAACTATGATTCACACCCCTGAAAACCCAGTTATCCATTACAAACGAAGATCAAAATGA